A section of the Nitrospirota bacterium genome encodes:
- a CDS encoding phosphatidate cytidylyltransferase yields the protein MKKPFDFKRLIVAACVIPLLILFIQYTRPEPWFFILLLIVSIAALHEFYAMYKMPHKLSIPALVAGTLLFFIICFSPYLIIETMFFSFLILLLIRLFAFDSPAGAMSGIGPVATGYLYILWFMSFQWLLRGDAYGRYYIFLLYTSVWLADSTAYYVGTYLGKRKLCPSLSPNKTYEGAAGSIVGGIAGSLLISYIFGFGDILENLNLTVFAVVVIGAVLGSVTIFGDLIESMFKRDAGVKDSGALFPGHGGVLDKLDGVLVAGPVLYFLLGFI from the coding sequence GTGAAAAAGCCCTTTGATTTCAAAAGACTGATCGTCGCTGCCTGCGTAATACCCCTCCTGATTCTGTTCATACAATACACAAGGCCGGAGCCCTGGTTCTTCATCCTCTTATTGATAGTCAGCATTGCCGCGCTTCATGAATTTTACGCGATGTACAAGATGCCCCATAAACTAAGCATTCCTGCGCTTGTTGCCGGAACATTATTATTTTTTATAATATGTTTTTCCCCGTACCTGATCATTGAGACGATGTTTTTCAGCTTTCTAATCCTTCTCCTGATAAGGCTCTTCGCATTTGACTCACCGGCCGGGGCGATGAGCGGGATCGGCCCTGTTGCGACAGGGTATTTGTATATATTGTGGTTTATGTCCTTTCAATGGCTGCTGAGAGGCGATGCATACGGAAGGTATTATATCTTTCTGCTTTACACTTCAGTGTGGCTTGCTGACAGCACCGCTTATTATGTCGGAACTTACCTTGGAAAGCGCAAGCTCTGCCCGTCTCTCAGCCCTAACAAAACATATGAAGGCGCTGCCGGCAGCATAGTTGGAGGGATCGCCGGGAGCCTTCTCATATCTTATATATTCGGCTTTGGCGACATATTGGAAAACCTCAACCTGACAGTGTTTGCAGTTGTGGTCATTGGAGCTGTCTTGGGATCAGTAACGATCTTCGGCGATCTGATCGAATCAATGTTCAAGCGTGACGCCGGTGTGAAGGATTCCGGCGCTCTCTTCCCGGGGCATGGCGGCGTTCTTGATAAACTTGACGGGGTTCTTGTCGCAGGCCCTGTTCTTTACTTTTTATTGGGGTTCATTTGA
- a CDS encoding isoprenyl transferase gives MKVKHIAVIMDGNGRWAENRGLSRIEGHREGIKRVNDIIDESIELKLKALTLYTFSMENWKRPQAEVNALMRFLQSYLKKEMRGLADKNIVFRAIGNLQKLPKEIQKLLKHFEEITEHNTGLLLTSALSYSGRDEIVNAVKKIVEEGVPSGKIDEKTLQSHLYTYGIPDPDLIIRTSGELRLSNFLIWQSAYSEFYFTETLWPDFSKEEFRRSIAEYGRRDRRFGALPAKS, from the coding sequence ATGAAAGTTAAGCATATCGCAGTGATCATGGATGGGAACGGGCGCTGGGCAGAGAACAGGGGGCTTTCCCGCATTGAAGGGCACAGGGAAGGCATAAAGCGCGTTAACGATATCATTGACGAGTCTATTGAGCTGAAGCTCAAGGCGCTCACGCTCTACACCTTTTCAATGGAGAACTGGAAGAGGCCTCAAGCAGAGGTAAATGCCCTCATGCGATTCCTGCAGTCTTATCTTAAGAAAGAGATGAGAGGCCTGGCTGATAAAAATATAGTCTTCAGGGCGATAGGGAACCTTCAGAAACTTCCCAAAGAGATACAGAAGCTGCTCAAGCATTTTGAGGAGATCACAGAGCATAACACCGGCCTCCTCCTCACAAGCGCGCTCAGTTACAGCGGAAGGGACGAGATAGTGAACGCGGTAAAGAAGATCGTTGAAGAGGGCGTGCCGTCCGGCAAAATAGACGAGAAGACTCTGCAATCCCATCTTTATACATACGGCATTCCTGACCCTGACCTGATTATCCGCACCAGCGGCGAGCTCAGGCTCAGCAACTTTCTTATATGGCAGTCTGCTTATTCGGAATTCTATTTTACCGAGACACTGTGGCCTGATTTCAGCAAAGAGGAGTTCAGGAGGTCGATAGCCGAATACGGGAGAAGGGACAGAAGGTTCGGCGCTTTGCCGGCAAAGAGTTAA
- a CDS encoding VCBS repeat-containing protein yields MKYLIKFGLAAVIVALIICGIADASETISQDSGKNNAVSFLKGEVLSYFEPVTGNVGESEGGTVTISIGEGRKLKNGARLSVFRKGEPFYHPTTKELIGAAEDFAGIVEISKEDAASGRYICSVVSGDIKAGDIVRITSSKVKLAFFQDRAADWTVADAFFSSLKDTGRFDMVEKYSPNTEKDKLLEISKALGAEVMLFLSTPVVNNKRSLRAEMYRVDDSKLFSDMSSEVSSEYINELARYDDFLSKSLADKEPWNTSELNGGEIFAIGNITGAGTKELIASDGHVIRIYNMDKEMQEVWSITGSAKDRHISIDVLDLNNNGIDEIFVTSMSNEDRISSMTGNAAGGDRGSISSFVIEYSPAEGYKKIAEGLPYFLRVTSGRLLMQGFADKEIFSTPVYTGRWSNGRYEQDKVLQIPEGVNIYGFVYVDWQNKGDVNVMALNDSGFLRLYRNNEVLWESKDTYGKPVISFKKNTGSMITPSTEWIVRGRLIAVNTEKGQKVIVVRRNELVPRAPRLGSFSAEVYALSWDGSGMEEELMLEGVSGTVSDYWIEGKRLYLLARAGLFDFANNAVRGEISRPSILYYYNFEEK; encoded by the coding sequence ATGAAATATTTAATCAAATTCGGGCTGGCTGCTGTTATTGTTGCGTTAATTATCTGCGGCATCGCCGATGCCTCTGAAACCATTTCTCAGGACTCGGGCAAGAATAATGCCGTCAGTTTTCTTAAAGGCGAGGTGCTCTCCTATTTCGAGCCTGTTACCGGTAATGTCGGGGAGTCTGAGGGCGGGACTGTTACGATAAGCATAGGCGAGGGCAGGAAGCTCAAGAATGGGGCGAGGCTCTCTGTCTTCAGAAAGGGCGAGCCTTTTTATCATCCTACCACCAAAGAGCTGATCGGCGCTGCTGAAGATTTTGCGGGTATTGTTGAGATCAGTAAAGAGGATGCCGCGTCGGGGCGTTATATATGCTCTGTGGTGAGCGGAGATATTAAGGCCGGGGATATCGTCAGGATAACCTCTTCAAAAGTGAAGCTTGCTTTTTTTCAGGACAGGGCAGCAGACTGGACGGTCGCTGATGCGTTTTTCAGTTCCTTAAAAGATACAGGCCGTTTTGATATGGTCGAAAAGTATTCTCCGAACACTGAAAAGGATAAACTGCTTGAGATATCAAAGGCGCTTGGAGCCGAGGTCATGCTCTTTTTGTCCACTCCGGTTGTGAATAATAAAAGATCACTGAGGGCCGAGATGTACCGGGTTGATGATTCAAAGCTTTTTTCAGATATGAGCTCTGAGGTCTCTTCTGAATACATCAATGAGCTGGCCCGATATGATGATTTCCTGTCAAAAAGCCTTGCTGATAAAGAGCCGTGGAATACCTCTGAGCTGAACGGCGGAGAGATCTTTGCGATAGGCAACATAACCGGCGCAGGCACAAAGGAATTGATCGCCAGTGACGGCCATGTGATAAGGATATATAACATGGACAAGGAGATGCAGGAGGTCTGGTCTATAACCGGCAGTGCGAAAGACAGGCATATCTCCATAGATGTCCTTGACCTGAACAACAATGGTATAGATGAGATATTTGTTACGTCAATGAGCAATGAGGACAGGATCAGCTCTATGACCGGCAACGCAGCCGGCGGAGACAGGGGCAGTATAAGTTCTTTTGTCATTGAATACAGCCCGGCAGAAGGATATAAAAAGATAGCGGAAGGCCTGCCGTATTTTTTAAGGGTAACCTCAGGGAGGCTGCTCATGCAGGGTTTTGCTGATAAAGAGATATTTTCCACGCCTGTTTATACTGGCAGATGGAGCAATGGGCGATATGAGCAGGACAAAGTGCTTCAGATTCCTGAAGGTGTCAATATCTATGGTTTTGTATATGTTGACTGGCAGAATAAAGGTGATGTTAATGTAATGGCGCTTAATGACAGCGGTTTCCTGAGATTGTACAGAAATAACGAGGTGCTATGGGAAAGCAAAGATACTTACGGAAAACCTGTGATATCTTTTAAGAAAAATACAGGCTCTATGATAACCCCTTCAACCGAGTGGATCGTAAGGGGCAGGCTCATAGCCGTAAATACTGAGAAGGGGCAGAAGGTCATTGTTGTCAGGAGAAATGAATTGGTGCCGCGGGCGCCGCGCCTTGGTTCTTTCAGCGCGGAGGTTTATGCCTTGTCGTGGGACGGAAGCGGTATGGAAGAGGAACTTATGCTTGAGGGAGTATCCGGCACAGTCTCAGATTACTGGATAGAGGGGAAGAGGCTGTATCTCCTTGCCAGGGCAGGCCTGTTTGATTTTGCGAACAATGCCGTAAGGGGCGAAATATCAAGGCCCAGCATTCTTTATTATTACAATTTTGAAGAGAAATGA